The proteins below come from a single Melospiza melodia melodia isolate bMelMel2 chromosome 12, bMelMel2.pri, whole genome shotgun sequence genomic window:
- the LOC134423420 gene encoding transcription cofactor HES-6-like, translating into MQIAGYKMGGSGRERRERGSGAAMAPGTERPPHGEGCAGSRGDRRTRKPLVEKKRRARINESLRELRLLLADSEFQAKLENAEVLERTVRRVRAVLERRGRGECGLGGRRGAPGPARASPAPLSVPGGGRRLLEASERFAAGYIQCMHEVHTFVSSCPGIDATTAAELLNHLLESMPLSEGGCPDSITDVVAEPALGPWPAGEALSLPAAARPAPAAPSEEPGSDEAEAGPGQTPSDGLDASQTLGLPSAGSPKAMWRPW; encoded by the exons ATGCAAATCGCGGGGTATAAAATGGGCGGCTCGGGGCGGGAGCGGAGGGAGCGGGGCAGCGGCGCGGCCATGGCGCCGGGTACGGAGCGCCCGCCGCACGGCGAGGGCTGCGCGGGGTCCCGCGGCGACCGCAGG ACGAGGAAGCCGCTGGTGGAGAAGAAGCGCCGGGCGCGCATCAACGAGAGCCTGCGggagctgcggctgctgctggccgACAGCGAG TTTCAGGCGAAGCTGGAGAACGCGGAGGTGCTGGAGCGGACGGTGCGGCGGGTGCGGGCCGTGCTGGAGCGCCGCGGCCGCGGTGAGTGCGGGCTCGGGGGGCGGCGGGgtgcgcccggcccggcccgcgcctCACCCGCGCCCCTCTCTGTCCcaggcggcgggcggcggctccTGGAGGCCAGCGAGCGCTTCGCCGCCGGCTACATCCAGTGCATGCACGAGGTGCACACCTTCGTCTCCAGCTGCCCCGGCATCGACGCCACCACGGCCGCCGAGCTGCTCAACCACCTGCTGGAGTCCATGCCCCTCAGCGAGGGCGGCTGCCCGGACTCGATCACGGACGTTGTGGCGGAGCCGGCCCTCGGGCCCTGGCCCGCCGGCGAGGCGCTGTCCCTGCCGGCCgcagcccgcccggccccggccgcccccAGCGAGGAGCCCGGCTCGGACGAGgcggaggccgggccgggccagacCCCCTCGGACGGACTGGACGCGTCCCAGACGCTGGGCCTGCCCTCGGCCGGCTCGCCCAAAGCCATGTGGAGACCCTGGTAA